In [Phormidium] sp. ETS-05, the genomic window TTTCTTTCTAATAACGTAATGCTGCCGATCCTAGATTTCTTCTACGGGATCGTGCCTAGCTATGGTCTAGCGATCGTGGCTCTCACATTGGTAATTCGCTTTGCCCTTTATCCCCTGAGCGCCAAATCAATTCGCAGTATGCGTAGGATGCGGGTGGCTCAGCCGGAAATGCAAAAGCGGGTTAAGGAAATTCAGCAACGATACAAGGACAATCCTGCTAAGCAGCAGGAGGAGATGAGCAAGGTATATCAAGAATTCGGCAACCCCCTCGCAGGCTGTCTGCCAGTGTTGTTACAAATGCCGGTATTGTTCGCCTTGTTTGCCACCTTGAGGGGTTCTCCCTTTTCCGATGTAAACTACAGTCTCAATTTGCAAATCTTCCCCCAAGAACAAATCGAGCGCATTCAGCCCCAAGCATTCGCCACCCCACCACAAAATATTTACATCACCGACAGCTTTCACGCTCCTATATTAGCCCTGCTACCAGGAGGAAGCAAATTAGGGGTGGGGGAAAAGACAAAAGTTGAATTCCAAACTGCAGAGGGCAAAACCCTAGAACAGCTCGTAGCGGGACAGGCAAAATCTCAGGTTAAACCTCGTTGGCAAGTCATCAAAGGCGAAGAGCGAGTCCAGATTAATGAGGATGGCACGATCGAGGCTCTAGCCCCTGGTGATGTCACCATTCAGGGGACAATCCCCGGTTTAGCCACTAATGAAGGCTTTATCTTTATTGAAGCCTTGGGTCGGGTAGGCGCTTTTGACGAAGATGGTAATATCCATTGGGATATTTTGGGAATGGTGCTATTCTTTGGCATCAGCCTGTACGTCAACCAGATTCTATCTGGTCAACAAGGATCGGGAAGCGATGAGAATCCCCAGCAAGCAACGGTAAACAAGCTGACCCCGGTGATATTTTCGGGCATGTTTCTGTTTTTCCCGCTGCCAGCAGGGGTCCTGATGTATATGGTGATTGCCAACCTATTCCAAACCCTGCAAACTTTCATTCTGTCCCGAGAACCACTACCGGAAAATCTCCAAAAAATCGTAGAAGCTCAGGAAAAAGCCCAGAGCAAGAAGGACGCAGCGGAAATTCCGTTTGAGCCCGGTCGTTCTAAGAAAAAAGCCTGATGGAACTATGAGTGATAGTCAAATGCAGCGTGGTGCTAATTGGCTGAGATCGCTACTGGAGTTAGCAGGGGTGCCCTCAGCGGTTCAGGCTGAGCAGGGAGAAGATTCCTACCTGTTGACTATCGACGCCAGTGGCTTAAGCCGGGAGGAAATCGATATCCTGATTGGTCCGAAAGGGGCGGCGATCGATGCTATTCAGTATTTGGCAAATACGATCGCCAATATCGGCTTGAACTCCGAGGAACAAGCGTCTTACACCATCGAACTCGATGGCTATCGTGCGCGTCGCTGGGAGCAACTACAAGCGATAGCCTCAGCCGCTGCAGAGCAAGCACGCCAAACTGGTCTGGAAATTGAGATCAAAGACCTCTCCTCCGCCGAACGGCGTCAGGTTCACACCTTTTTCAAGGAATATACCGATTTAGAAACCTACAGTCGGGGACAAGAACCTGACCGCCGCTTGGTGATTCGCCGCCTTTAGCCTCAATGCTTAGAGATGGCCACACATGGTAAGATAAGGGGAGAGTATGGGGATGGCATCGTCGGGAATATTCCCACAACCACACCCACCCTTACTCCCCATATTTTTGAAAACATTATCATAGCTAGAGACCCCAAATAACTGAAGTTAAATAACAGAAAATTGGCTTTTAAAGCTATGTTCAAATAAACAATTCAAATAAAATATTAAAACCGTTCCAATAAATAGGATAGGAAATCTGGCATTCAAATAAATTTACTTAAGTAAGTAAGGTCACGGAGGAATCAATGGAAACAATTTACATTCCTCAACTGGCAAAAGCACCGGAAAAAACAGAAAAAATAGAGTTGCAGGAGTTCCTGCCGGATTTAGAAACTCTGATGCCTGTAAGAGGATGGCTTATGGTGAAACATCAGGGCAACTATTTGGAAGTGAGCGCCAAGGCAGAGGCGATCGTTACCCTCACCTGTAACCGATGCTTGCAACAGTACAATCACCGGTTAAAACTCAAAACTACGGAATTGATCTGGCTGGATGAGTCAGCGGGGATATCAGACATCAAGGAATGGGAAACCACGGTAGAAGAGCTGGTAGAGACTCTACCTCCTGATGGTTATTTTGACCCGGGCGTCTGGTTATACGAGCAGTTTTGCCTCGCCATTCCCCCTCGGCAACTTTGCGCGGAAGATTGCCCGGGCATCCAGGTGGAGCCAGCATCCACCACCGCAACTGTCCTCACCGATCGCCGCTGGGCATCCTTGGCAGACCTGAAAAACCAATTACCCAATTAAACCTCACAGCCAAATTGATGACGGGAATGGGGTACAGGGATAAAATATATGGGGCAGTCAGGCTTCCAGCCCAGCCCGGTAGGTTACTGCTGCCATCACCAACCAACTGCACCCAGTCCCAACTATGACTTTTAGCGATGAGTTTGAATTGCTCGTGCGGGCGCGATATCCCATCATCTATATCCCCACCAGGGAAGAAGAGCGGGTGGAAGGGGCGATCGGCCAATCCGCCAAATCCCTCGGTAATCGCCCGGTTTATATCTGGGATTTTGTCGATGGCTACTCCGGCAACCCCAATGATGCCGGTTTTGGCCGCCGCAATCCCCTGTCAGCCTTAGAATTTGTGGAAAAGCTGCCCGCATCAGCTCCAGCGGTCTTCATTTTGCGAGATTTTCACCGATTTTTAGAAGATGTAGCAGTTTCGCGCAAACTGCGCAATCTCAATCGCACCCTCAAATCCCAGCCAAAAAATATCGTTATTGTCTCTCCAGAGCTGGTAATTCCCCAGGACCTCAGCGAAGTGGTGACGGTACTAGATTTTGCCCTACCCACAAAAGAGGAAATTACCGTAGAGGTGGAACGGTTACTGGCAGCCACAGCCAAACAAATAGACAGCCAGATTAAAGATGAAATCGTCCGCTGTTGCCAGGGTCTTTCCCTAGAGCGGATTCGCCGGGTCCTGGCGAAGGCGATCGCCTCTGGCGGCAATCTGGAATCTGCCGATGTGGAGTTGATTCTTGAAGAAAAGCGCACCATTGTCCGCCAAACCCAAATTCTGGAGTTTTACCCTGCCAAGGAGCAAATCTCCGATATCGGCGGCTTGGACAACCTCAAAGAATGGCTGAGCAGACGCGGTGGCTCATTCTCAGACCGAGCCCGACAATACGGTATCCCTCACCCCAGAGGCTTGCTCCTGGTGGGAATTCAAGGGACGGGTAAATCCCTCACCGCCAAAGCGATCGCCCACCACTGGCATCTACCCCTACTCCGCCTCGACGTGGGACGCCTGTTTGGCGGTTTAGTGGGAGAATCAGAATCCCGCACCCGCCAAATGATTCAACTCGCCGAAGCCTTAGCCCCCTGCGTCCTCTGGATCGATGAAATTGACAAGGCTTTTTCCGGGTTTGATGGCAAAGGCGACGCAGGCACCTCCAGCCGCGTCTTTGGCACCTTCATCACCTGGCTAGCAGAAAAAACTACCCCCGTGTTCGTCGTCGCTACCGCCAATAACATCCAATCACTACCCCCGGAAATGCTTCGCAAAGGCAGATTTGATGAAATCTTTTTCGTGGGTTTACCAGCCCAAGAAGAGCGGCGGGCGATTTTTGAAGTGCATCTATCCCGCTTGCGCCCCCATAATCAAAAAAATTACGATGTGGAACGGTTGGCCTATGAGCTGCCCGATTTTTCCGGGGCAGAAATAGAACAGGCTATTATTGAGGCGATGCACATCGGGTTCAGTCAAAACCGAGACTTTACCACAGAAGACATTTTGGAAGCCGCTAGCCAAATCATCCCCCTCGCCCGCACCGCCGCCGAGCAAATCCAGCAACTCCAGAATTGGGCTGCATCTGGCAAAGCTCGGTCAGCCTCCAAACAAAGCGGTTTTACTAACCGCATCGCACAAAACCGAACACAGCAAGAACCATTATAACCATGAATCAAATATTATACGAAATATTTAAATTTTTTATGGGTTTTCTGCTGGCACTGGCCATCCTGGCTGGGGGTTCAGTGGCGGCGGCTCTTTACTTCGTCACCAAATTAACCGCCCTGCCCCCCAAACCGACCTTTCCCAACGATTCCCCAGCGAAAGTAGTTGCCTCGGCTCCCAAAGCCAAACCCCCAGCCAACCAGCCCCAGACCACCCCATCCCAACCCACTCCATCCCCCACATCTACCCCAACACCATTACCACCAGGAGCCTACCGGGCTCGGGTGAGTTGGCCGGAGGGGTTGGTATTGCGGGATAAACCTACCTATGAATCTGGATCGATCGGCGGCATCGCCTACAACGATCAGGTGATAATTTTAGAAGTCACCTCTAATAAAGAATGGGAGCGGGTGCGTTTGGAAAGCTCCAATGAGGAAGGTTGGGTCAGGGGCGGCAATACAGAACGAATCGGCAACTGAGCCAGATGGGCTCTTGCAATAGCACCATTGGAACATACCCGCAATCTTAGCCATTTTTAGCATCAGAGCAATTCGGTATGGAAACTCTCGCCTATCTTCACCTGTATCAAGCCTTCGAGGACAAAGACAGTCCTGAGTTAGCCATTGAGATACCTCACTTTTGGCACCAATGGAACTGGCACAAACCCTCAAATTTATTATTAATGCGTCTGGTATCCAGAGCGATTTGTTTGGCTTTTGCCAGTGCCTGCACCAGTGCCTTATTGCTGGCGGGAGTGGCTGAAACTGCCTTTGGTATTCCCCTGCGGCCAGAAGATACAGGACCAGAAGTCTCCAGACTCCAGGAGCGTTTGCGCTCTCTCGGCTACTTTCGCGAAAATACTACGGGCTACTACGGACAGAATACGGAAATTGCTGTCAGGAATTTTCAACAAGATGCCAGATTGTCTGTAGATGGCATCTACGGTGAAAATACCGATTTAGCCTTGCGATCGCTCCTTGGAGAAGCTAATGCTGCCGCCAAAGTCCTGAAAGTTGGCGATCGTGGTCTGGCGGTGAGAAAGCTGCAAGAAAGATTGGTCATTGCTGGCTATCCCAACGTAGCTATTGATGATAACTACGGTTCCCAAACACAGGAAGCTGTCCGCCTATTCCAGGTGGGTCTGGGTTTACGCAATCAAAATGGTATGGCCGACCTGGAAACCCAGGCAGCTTTGGGGGAAAAGTTGTATGTCGTAGTTGTTCCTGCCAGAAACCAGGCCATCCTCAATCGGGTATTAGCGATTTTCCCCACTGCTTTTTAGCGCCGTACCGGTTGGGAACCTACGTTCACGTGGGCTCCTATCTCGATCGCAATATCGCTGAAATTAGAGTTGAGGAATTGCGCCGCCTGGGGATTCGCGATGCTCGGGTTGCCTATTTGTGATGGGGAGCCGATGCTACAAGGGCAGCAAGGCTCGTTGGCAAGCCGGACATACGGCGTGAATGGTGAGCTGACAGTCTAGGAGATGATACCCCTCCTTTTTGGCCGTCTTGCTGCCAATTTTTAAAATCGAATCATTCTTAAATTCAATGGTCTTGTTGCACCGCACGCAAATCAGGTGGTGGTGGTGATGGGGGTAGGGCTGATTTAGCTCATAATGCTTGTGCCCTTCCGCCAGCTCCAGTTCCCGCAATATCCCCATCCGCGACATTAATTTTACCGTGCGGTATATAGTGGAAAGGCTGATATTTTCTCCGTGTGTCTGCAGTTCGCTGTAGAGGTCTTCAGCGCTGAGGTGTTCTCCCTTGGGCAAATTTTGAAAAACTTGTAGTATCGTTTCCCTCTGGGGCGTCAAACGCCAGCCCCGCTCGTTTAGCTCGGCTTTCAGGGAAGATGCTGTATAGAAAGACATAAATAACCCTATCAAATTCTCAAGAATATCCACTTATTGAGAATGATAAAGGGTTATGGCAAAAGTTGCAACAAACAGAGCTTATTGATTTTAGGATTCATTTACAACCAATTCCCGCACCGACCGGTCAGCTTGGTGGGGGCGGGTTTGAACCCGACCCCACGGTAGAGGACGGCAGTCAATCAAGGTAGTCGCGGACTCGATTGCGGCGTTTCGGCTGGCGCAGTTTTTGCAGGGCGCGGGCTTCGATTTGACGCACCCGCTCTCTGGACAAGTCCAGCGCCCGGGAGATTTCCGATAGGGAGTAAGGGTGGCCATCCCCCAAGCCAAACCGCATTTCAATCACATCCCGCTCCCGATGGGTTAAATCCCCCAACAGGTTCTGCAACTCCCGAGACAAAGCTTCCCGGTGCAGGAGTTCTTCTGGGGATAGCTCGTCGGTTTCGAGCAAGTCTCCCAGTTCGGTTTCTTTTTCCTTGCCTACTTTGGTTTCCAGGGAAACCGATCGGGGCACCCGCAGCAAGACTTCCCGAATTTGCGCTGGGGTCATGTCCAGCTCGCGAGCAATTTCCTCCAGGCTGGGTGTCCGACCCATTTTTTGGGAAAGTTTGCGCTGGGTTTTCTTAATTTTGTTGAGTTTTTCCGTGATGTGAACTGGCAGGCGAATGGTCCGGCTTTGAGTGGCGATCGCCCGTGTAATCCCCTGGCGAATCCACCAGTAAGCATAGGTACTAAACCTATATCCCCGGGTGGGATCGAACTTTTCCACCGCTCGTTCTAACCCCAGGGTGCCTTCTTGAACCAAATCCAAAAGCTCCAAGCCCCGATTTTGATACTTCTTCGCCACCGAGACCACCAACCGCAGGTTGGCTTTGATCATATGTTCTTTCGCCCGGATGCCTTCAGTTTGGATATGCTCCAGATCCTGAACCGACATCCCAACCATTTGCGCCCAAAGGCGTTTACCCTCTGCTAATATTTCCTTGAGTTTTGCCACTTCCATTCCGGCACCGGCGGCCCACCGTTCTAAAGAGGGGCGATGTGCCAACTGGGCAGCCACCCGATCGCGTAGCTCCACCAATTCTACATAAGCGCGAATCGGGCTACCTTCTGTTTGTGCTGCACGATCGCGCAACTCTACCAAGTTGATATAGCGCTGCACCTTTTGCGATTCGGCGACTTCCTCATCTCTTCCCAGCAATCGAACCCTACCGATATCCTCCAGATACAGACGTACACAGTCAGTGTTGCTATGCCTGACCTTCGGTATTAACCCAGCCGAGCTACTTTTCTCAATTTCTAGGTTTTCGTGATTGTCCACCTCTGACTCTTCTGAGCGATCGAGGTCTTCCATCTCAAAGCTGGGGGCATTGAGTTGCGAAATGTCTTCCACAGTGTAAAAAGGGATTCCTGGCATGGCGGGTCTGAAGTTCCTCCAGGTGACAATTTGGGTTAGCGGGCTGCTGCTAGTTTTATTATTCCCATCTCTTTCTGGCACCAAACCATCTGCTGTTGCTACCAAACGTTGCTATCTGGTACTTTTTTGGTCTGGTTTTAGCTGGCAACCAGGATGCTAATCTGGCTACAGCTCTCCGGCTTTAAGATGGGTCTTGTCCGAGCTAGAGAATATTCTCTATCAAGCAAAATCAATGAGAACTCCTTCTCTGAGCCCTAAGAGTCAGTATAAAGAGCGGCTTCGTCCCACTAAGTGACCCAAGTCAGATCCTCAGTTAATCTCTATCACCCCTGATGCTGGTTTGCGATCGCTGACTAGCGACAGATACTTTGCCTATTCAGTTTTTCCTATCTTCCTGCTGCACTTAATTTACAGTCTATTCCGTCTTACCTGTTCCTACTACAGTGTTTTTACGGATTCCTTCACCCCATACCACCAGCCAAACAAGGGTTTTTCCCAGCGCGCCACATCTATTTACCAGGATATGCCCCTTGCTCATGTCCTGTCATTCCTCATTTAAGGAGGAAATTTAAGTGTTGTTTATCTTGGCAGTGCTGTGACCAAATCCCGATTAGAAGGGGCTAAGTGGAGTTATTCGGGCTTACTTTCTCTGAGCATCAGCTCTGTGACTGCCTCACCAGGAGTAATCTCTCCTTTGAGCAAGCGATATACTTCACAGGCAATGGGAACGTAAATCCCTTGCGCTTTGGCCGCTTGAATCAAAACCTCGGTGGTATTAACGCCCTCGGCGGTCCCCTCCAAATTCGCGAGTATTTCCGGCAATTTCCCCCCAGTAGCCAGTTGGTAGCCTACTTGGTAATTGCGACTGAGGGGACTGTTGCACGTAGCGAGGATATCCCCCAGTCCGGAAAGACCGTAAAAAGTTTCTGCCTGCGCCCCCCAATGAGTGCCGATGCGAATGATTTCTGCCAGCCCCCGGGTGAGTAAAGCGGCCTTAGCATTGGTGCCCAGCCCCAGACCGTCGCAAGTGCCAGCGGCGATCGCCATCACATTCTTCAACGTGCCGCCCAACTCCACTCCCAAGGGATCCTGATTAGCGTACACCCGAAACCGACTATTAGAGAAGAGGGCTTGCACCCTCTGGGCCGCTGCCACATTTTTACTCGCCACCACCGTTGCCGCTGGCAGTCCCTTTTGAATCTCTTTGGATAAATTAGGCCCAGCCAAGACAACCACTGGCCGATCGGGAAAAACCTCTTGCCATATCTGGGACGGAGTAAGGGTAGTTTCCGGGTCTAAGCCTTTTGTGGCAGTGACGATAATTGCCCGCTCCGGCAACGGCCACCCCCGGAC contains:
- a CDS encoding R3H domain-containing nucleic acid-binding protein — protein: MSDSQMQRGANWLRSLLELAGVPSAVQAEQGEDSYLLTIDASGLSREEIDILIGPKGAAIDAIQYLANTIANIGLNSEEQASYTIELDGYRARRWEQLQAIASAAAEQARQTGLEIEIKDLSSAERRQVHTFFKEYTDLETYSRGQEPDRRLVIRRL
- the yidC gene encoding membrane protein insertase YidC codes for the protein MDFGVGFLSNNVMLPILDFFYGIVPSYGLAIVALTLVIRFALYPLSAKSIRSMRRMRVAQPEMQKRVKEIQQRYKDNPAKQQEEMSKVYQEFGNPLAGCLPVLLQMPVLFALFATLRGSPFSDVNYSLNLQIFPQEQIERIQPQAFATPPQNIYITDSFHAPILALLPGGSKLGVGEKTKVEFQTAEGKTLEQLVAGQAKSQVKPRWQVIKGEERVQINEDGTIEALAPGDVTIQGTIPGLATNEGFIFIEALGRVGAFDEDGNIHWDILGMVLFFGISLYVNQILSGQQGSGSDENPQQATVNKLTPVIFSGMFLFFPLPAGVLMYMVIANLFQTLQTFILSREPLPENLQKIVEAQEKAQSKKDAAEIPFEPGRSKKKA
- a CDS encoding SH3 domain-containing protein, translating into MNQILYEIFKFFMGFLLALAILAGGSVAAALYFVTKLTALPPKPTFPNDSPAKVVASAPKAKPPANQPQTTPSQPTPSPTSTPTPLPPGAYRARVSWPEGLVLRDKPTYESGSIGGIAYNDQVIILEVTSNKEWERVRLESSNEEGWVRGGNTERIGN
- a CDS encoding AAA family ATPase; translated protein: MTFSDEFELLVRARYPIIYIPTREEERVEGAIGQSAKSLGNRPVYIWDFVDGYSGNPNDAGFGRRNPLSALEFVEKLPASAPAVFILRDFHRFLEDVAVSRKLRNLNRTLKSQPKNIVIVSPELVIPQDLSEVVTVLDFALPTKEEITVEVERLLAATAKQIDSQIKDEIVRCCQGLSLERIRRVLAKAIASGGNLESADVELILEEKRTIVRQTQILEFYPAKEQISDIGGLDNLKEWLSRRGGSFSDRARQYGIPHPRGLLLVGIQGTGKSLTAKAIAHHWHLPLLRLDVGRLFGGLVGESESRTRQMIQLAEALAPCVLWIDEIDKAFSGFDGKGDAGTSSRVFGTFITWLAEKTTPVFVVATANNIQSLPPEMLRKGRFDEIFFVGLPAQEERRAIFEVHLSRLRPHNQKNYDVERLAYELPDFSGAEIEQAIIEAMHIGFSQNRDFTTEDILEAASQIIPLARTAAEQIQQLQNWAASGKARSASKQSGFTNRIAQNRTQQEPL
- a CDS encoding NAD(P)H-dependent glycerol-3-phosphate dehydrogenase; translated protein: MAQTTLAILGAGVWGRTLGELAASNGHRVKFWSRSGGESLQAVVSCADILLSAVSMKGVRQMVEQVRGWPLPERAIIVTATKGLDPETTLTPSQIWQEVFPDRPVVVLAGPNLSKEIQKGLPAATVVASKNVAAAQRVQALFSNSRFRVYANQDPLGVELGGTLKNVMAIAAGTCDGLGLGTNAKAALLTRGLAEIIRIGTHWGAQAETFYGLSGLGDILATCNSPLSRNYQVGYQLATGGKLPEILANLEGTAEGVNTTEVLIQAAKAQGIYVPIACEVYRLLKGEITPGEAVTELMLRESKPE
- the sigC gene encoding RNA polymerase sigma factor SigC → MPGIPFYTVEDISQLNAPSFEMEDLDRSEESEVDNHENLEIEKSSSAGLIPKVRHSNTDCVRLYLEDIGRVRLLGRDEEVAESQKVQRYINLVELRDRAAQTEGSPIRAYVELVELRDRVAAQLAHRPSLERWAAGAGMEVAKLKEILAEGKRLWAQMVGMSVQDLEHIQTEGIRAKEHMIKANLRLVVSVAKKYQNRGLELLDLVQEGTLGLERAVEKFDPTRGYRFSTYAYWWIRQGITRAIATQSRTIRLPVHITEKLNKIKKTQRKLSQKMGRTPSLEEIARELDMTPAQIREVLLRVPRSVSLETKVGKEKETELGDLLETDELSPEELLHREALSRELQNLLGDLTHRERDVIEMRFGLGDGHPYSLSEISRALDLSRERVRQIEARALQKLRQPKRRNRVRDYLD
- a CDS encoding DUF177 domain-containing protein — its product is METIYIPQLAKAPEKTEKIELQEFLPDLETLMPVRGWLMVKHQGNYLEVSAKAEAIVTLTCNRCLQQYNHRLKLKTTELIWLDESAGISDIKEWETTVEELVETLPPDGYFDPGVWLYEQFCLAIPPRQLCAEDCPGIQVEPASTTATVLTDRRWASLADLKNQLPN
- a CDS encoding peptidoglycan-binding protein yields the protein METLAYLHLYQAFEDKDSPELAIEIPHFWHQWNWHKPSNLLLMRLVSRAICLAFASACTSALLLAGVAETAFGIPLRPEDTGPEVSRLQERLRSLGYFRENTTGYYGQNTEIAVRNFQQDARLSVDGIYGENTDLALRSLLGEANAAAKVLKVGDRGLAVRKLQERLVIAGYPNVAIDDNYGSQTQEAVRLFQVGLGLRNQNGMADLETQAALGEKLYVVVVPARNQAILNRVLAIFPTAF
- a CDS encoding transcriptional repressor; the encoded protein is MSFYTASSLKAELNERGWRLTPQRETILQVFQNLPKGEHLSAEDLYSELQTHGENISLSTIYRTVKLMSRMGILRELELAEGHKHYELNQPYPHHHHHLICVRCNKTIEFKNDSILKIGSKTAKKEGYHLLDCQLTIHAVCPACQRALLPL